In Erigeron canadensis isolate Cc75 chromosome 8, C_canadensis_v1, whole genome shotgun sequence, the DNA window GATGCACTTTTattttgtgatcctgtactATTTCAACTTACAAGGAAGATGGACCGTTATTCAGTCTATTTTACATGAACAAAAATAGCACCAAAATAGagagatgggcaagaagaagAATGATAGAGCAGCTAAGTAGATCTCACACGAGATGTGTAGATCGGATATGGGTCGATCCTCAAATTATCGATCATCTTGGATATAAAACATGTCTTGTAAGTTGTACTCAAATCATCATCTTGGATAATACTTAAGAGTTCACCAGAAATATATATGCCTAATTAATATAGATCATGTTAATATTGTTCTGACTAATTACATTGACCATATTAAGCCAGTGCATTTTATGAATAAGAACAATACATGTGATGTCACCTTGGACGACAATTAAAGTGAGATTATCCAATTAATTAAGCAAACATCTAGTAGCTAGGTTGTATGCTAGGAGAACAAAATATGGGTCTCAGACGACCAACACGTGGCCGGCCTTGGTGCTGGGTGAGAAGGGCGACAACCCTGAGCATCAAAAAAACTAGGGGCAGAAATTTCGGTTCATGTGATGCCATACCAGACAACTTTTGGGTAATTTACAACAATGAATCTCGTGCTACAGtcaatatattatgttttatgtaaaaaaTGAATTACTATTCAAGCTAAAAAAACGAAAAGCTTATGTTTTGTTTCAATGGAGTTTTCACTTTTCAGGTGAAGTCCCAAATGTCTGTGAAGAAGACGACATTAAATGGACGAGATCTCctttttgattttcatattCAGTTTTTATTCAATACCccttaaaattaatttatattacaaaGTAACCCTCAAGCTTCCTAGGAGTAAATATAttagctaatttaataaaaaatggtaaAACAAAATACCAAATAACATGATGTATTTTACTATTTGATGATTTTGTgagattttatataattttctagttaattaatttttgtaGAAACATTTTAAAAACCCACACAGTAAATGAGTTGAGTAAGCTAGTTATTACTGATAACAAAAATCCAATGGCACAATCGATATTTTAAAATCTGCTTTTGGCCACTTCGTCAAGAAGCTTTAAACCGTTTTCTTTCATACTTCGCATTTTCCTTAGGTGACATAtatctaactttttaatattatatttgtattttgtttatgtttatgtatatagtttatatataatataatttgcaTTTTTTAAGAGTTTAAGATATATCATTTAATACATGTTTGCCTAACTTGACTAGATAaacatttaacattttgttgtgttatttaatatttttgatatagGCATATTTTTCATCATCTTGCCCTGAGCATCCAAAATGCCAGGACCGGCTCTGAACACGTACACGGGATAATCAGAACTTCTTGAGAAACTCATTGATATGCTTGTTGATCTCATCGGGCTTCTCTTGGTTAATGAAGTGGGCTGCATCTTTTAAGACAACAACTTCTTCCAGTAGCGGAACATCTTTCTGAAACTCACCATTGTGAATGTACTCCTTGATGCCCGGCATATGGTAGACCAAGTCCAGGTCCCCCACGATAAACTTTGATGGCACTGTCACTTTTGCGCCAGCCCATGATGCACTGAGTTCCCAGCTCCTAAATCAATATATCAACACAGTACAgactaaatttaaaaattctcacattaatgaaatgaaatttgtGTGTCGATTAGAAACGTACAAAGGAATGGCTCGATAGTAGTTAACTCCACCAGAAATGCCAGTCTTGTCAAGTTTGCTAGCAAAGTATTCGATATCTTCTTCTGATAACCAAGGTGGCAAAGTGACTACGGCGTCATCAGGGGAATGTTTAAATCCATCACCTTTGGGGAAATAAATTGGTCCTGGCTCACGGAATGTTAGGAACTTTTTCATAATTGTTTTACTATCCATTCGAGCTAACTCATCCTCGATGTCTCCAGGTTCCTGCATATGTATCATATATGTGTAAGATggttgattaaaaaaaactcaactttTTTGGTTTGATATAAGCTATATGCATTATAAGTTTACTGTTTACCTGAAATCTGACCATGTAGTGATCCGGCCCGTACACAGCTCTCATCAAATCAATCATGTGTCCCATCGGGTTCCAAGAGAAATATGGCACACTCAGGGTCACCAAAGCTTTGACTCTATCGGGCCTAAACACGCACAAGATCCAAGCAATGTACGCACCCCAATCATGACCTAcaacaaacaccttttcacctTCACTCGTGCAGATGGCATCAAGAAGCCCAATCAAGTCACCCGCCAAATGGAAAATGGTGAACTTGGTGTGGTCGTTGACTGGTGCACCTGTGGTGTCACCATAGCCACGAAGGTCTGGTGCCACAGCTCGGTAGCCATGATCAGCCAAATACACAATCTGATGGCGCCAGGAGTACCAGAGCTCAGGGAACCCATGGACTAACAAGACTAGTGGGCCTTGACCCTTTTCGGCTATATGGATGTTGAGCCCGTTGACAGCTATGGTCTTGTGTTGTATTCCCTCCATGTTGTTCTTTCGTGAGTGTAATGATCAATGAGAGACACTATGATCCAGGAAATTATATAATCAGCTCAAGAATATGTTGTGAAGCAAAGAACAAATATGTGATACCAAGAAATGAGAAGCCGGCAGCTTTGGAAAGCCAGACAACATATTGCATTTGAATACTTgctgtcattaattatatattactaatTAATACGATGATCATGTACTTAAGTAGTCTTTTTCCTTTTGGCcaattatataacaaattaattaagcaACTGAAAAAATTAGAACTAGGAATATATATACTCCGTACTAAGCAAAAATACATCACTTATTAACTCAATAATGTTCTTAAATGTATGACCTGTTTAATTAGTAAAGAATCATCATAAGTAATTAATAGAAAACACCTCTTTAGCGTGCCAAGCTAGCAATGTATATatcaaatgtaaatataatcATGGCTTCAACAAAACCTACACAATGCAAACGGCATAGTTAAAGTAACTTACAAGAACGTATCACATTGCTGGGTAactaattaatactcgtatatcaaGTAAACAAAAAGGCAATGCAAAATTAATGCTAACATATCCTACTAATTAACCAACCATTTAATCCTAAGCTAATATATTACTGATAGAAGCCTTATAATAAAGACGACTCAAAAGATGTGATACGCGTAACTAGTAGCTAGCTATAGTTGTTTGGAGGATACAAAAGTCGTTAGCTTACCTTTGTGTctatatatgttttgctgaagtATGGCCTAGCTATTGCttgttttgagatttttttgcTTCTtaaaatacgagtatatgattTGTATCTTCATCAATTCCCCAAAAAATATTGACTCGTGCAAAGATACAAACAAATAACAACACGCACTGTTCGATAACAAATAAGTGGACTACATTATGTGTCACGTGTAGAAGCAATATATAGAAGCACGCTGCCAATTGTTCCAAAATATACAGGTGTAGATTGGGACACCTTTGATGCACCACCCATCATTGTTTATCATCTTCGCTATCTACAAATAAAAATccagtgtattttattttagttcaCGTTTCTAAATAAGGGCACTAGGAGTCGTTGAAAGAAATTTATAACCCTTTCAAATTCTGTCAATATATTTTAGCCCTCTCAACCATTTTTATATAAACGAGGGCTTAAGACCCGTGCATTGcataaatttttaattgattttatgaaaaatttatctAATGGTTTTAAAAACTCAAATTATAAACTGTAGATAAtgaatttatctttttttgcaTAGCAAAATTGtcttaaaattaaacatatttatggTGGTTGTTGAAGAGGGAACATGTAGTTGGAAACTTAAATCTCATCACATAGCCATGTAATAGAATGGAAAATCTATAGAGCTTGTTTTGGAGATCAAGAAAAGGTTAGGTACCTCTTGTCCATTTCAACTCTTGTAATAAAAATGCTACACCTTTACCCGGATCACAAATGATCCATCTGCGTCCTGTCAATGAGATTGTTAAGTTACAAATGACCGATTTCAACCAACCATTGATCGCATTTCCTATTCAACTGATATTTGTAGTTATCCAAGTTGAACTATTAgagatataattatattaatcaaaaatgaCCCAGTTGTACATAATCGATGTGAAATTTTTTACTAATAACATGTAGCATTTACCTTTCAAATTAGTAATAGACGAAATCAAACATGATAAATTTTGTTAGAAggttcttttcaatttttatatttacatgAAGAATAATCTTTTTATACAACCGAACAGGTGAAATCCAACCATAAACAATAGTTTCTGGATTAAGATTCCCTAAAGTTATCATAAATTTCCTAAAGTTATCAAGTTATcataactttataggtaaagttcaGAGGATCTCAACCATTGGATtgaaatcaagggttaagattcaaaagccaagtttgaatcttgacctttgattttgatCAAAAGGTTAGGATCctctcaactttacctataaagttataataactttagagaatcttaATCCATAGTTTCTTAGGCCTTAAATGTTAAACATGTGTTATGTAATTGCCAATATCAAACAATTTTTCGTTGAAAATGGGGTCTTTTCAATATTGACTTTTGAGATCAAACTCTCAAGCCATGTACCTTACAATCTCAAATTAGATATCTCATTGCTGATTTCTAGAATTACGCTATCAAATTCAGCCATCTCATTACAATGAATACAACATGAGATACTATTTCTCACAATTATAGTATACAACAAcaattaaagaaaacaaaaattgtaAACATAAAATCGTATGTTCCCATCTTCAATGATTCTTGTACAGAAGTAAACAACATCATCACCTAACACTTGACAAtaagaaaaatgagaaaaaaattaCCTTGTAGGAGAAACACATAGTGGAACCGTTTATTTGAGACATAACATCAAATACCTAATAAGCAATGACACAtcctgtaaaaaaaaaaaaaaaagaagacaacAAACCTGGTGGAACCGTTTAGTGGTAAGCCGGAGGGGCGAAATGTGAAGATGAGTCGATGGCTGTGGTGGAGTGGTAATGTGTTGGTTCTCTAAATAAATAAGAAGTTGATTATCAGTTTATGGATCTTTGGCCCTAATCAACTTTAATTGCTATTCAATGTCTATGGTCCTTTTGATTACCATATGGAGGGATACGAAGCAATCAAAAGAAACTTCAGTTGAAGGCATGAATTGAAGACACATGTATTGATGGCAAAAATGATTGCTATATGGTATTCAACATTAAACCGGTTACCCTTAATCCATTGTATATCGCTATATGAAGAATTAAGAAATTTAATAAGCATCATTAGTAAGAAAGATAAAGTTGGTTTAGTATTGATTCAATAAgttaacttttataataataataataataataataatattaataataaggaaaGGATATAAGGATTTTTAGTCCTCCCagatttagtttattatttacatataattaaactaacatTTGGATGATAATCACATGATTAAACACCATGTGTCAACTTTGTGAATAAATTCAATCCCAAGGAATCTAAGTGGCCCGGTGTCTCACATGCAATCTTTCTCTCTTCATTTATTATCACCAGTTTCATAGCTTTTTGTCCAACTCTCTAAGCTATAAAATCAACATCTGGGGCGGCGGTGTTACCGACAGGTTGAAGCATAAATCTGCCCAACCCGATGACCGCTCTTAGTGCCCTAAAATCAACACCAGTGGCGGTGTTACCGCCGGTTTTATAGATAAAATCTTTTTTGCTAAAAAAAGTACTCGTATTATTGTGATCagttatattgtaaattatcaCCATCAAAAGTAGAGCTGTCAATATTTAACATAACTCAAAAATAGACCTAAAACCATCGAAAGTAAAGTTGTCAATACTATTAAACCACCAACCTGAGTTTTATCTGGTCGCGTTTGTGTTGGGTTCTAGTTAACTCATGGATCAACTGATATAtgtgtatgatgatgatgatgatggtgtaaatgtataatagatatatttatatttagttaatTATAGTAATTGTAACTTTGTAAGTCATAGTATGTGTTAGTGTAAACACGTTACAAATTTGTATTGAAATTAATCCCGCCAATTAAGTttgtatgaatttttttttcctgaacattcagtcggtatgcaaCATCAGataaacctcaccgtataatcgtgaagccttgcacgtacccttgACAACTAAATGTTGACCATGggtcgttacaagtattcagaggaaaaccccaagacttgtcatctctaaggatcgaactcaagaccttgggtaaaacctgagatgcctctgaccagttgTACACTTGTACTAGTCATTATTGGCAAGTTTGTATGAATTGATGATTGGTTTTATTCGTCATTAATTGACTATTTTTGAAGACAAGTATGGCTTCAATCTTAGACTTTTCTCGAAAATTGAACACGAAATTTTCATGAAAGTTGGTTTGTCAATATCTTAACTACTGTAATTCCCattgaaaatttgaagaaatctTTGCCTTTCTGGGAAGACTATTATCATTCTGGACAAGTACTTGTCCAATTGTAATAGAATGAAAGTATACTTTGCGGTTGTAGATCATCGTGCAGTTGTAGATGGATTCTTGAAAAACTTTTTAGTTCATGTGTGAACTAAATTCAATAAAACAGagttataaactttaaattcaGTTGATATTACAAGATTGATACAAAGATTTTTTGGTAGGAAATCAGAGTATCAGACCATCTAATTAATTATAAccactttttcaagtttattcaTGCCagcaataaaattaaaaaaaaaacaaaacaaaactataaAGTATAATCCTGCAATTCGGGtgtaaaaacttgaaaaacctAGAACTaatcatattaaaaacatattatttataGAGAAAATGGAGTGTGTGGCTGTTAAACAAGCTTGGATGTATAACCcctcatatactaattttttaatatatctataaatgtttGACCCACATgctttttatagattaaaaaaacaagatgcgGGAGTTCTTTACCCAAGCTTGAGTGTCTAACAGCTACATAAACCCTAACCTCTTTTTTATATACTGTAAATAAAAGTAAGAGGTTGTGGTTATGATATGAGAATGGGATCACCATAATATGCACTTCTATTTGTAAGTTGTACATTTGTACTCATATCATCAGCTTGGATATAATCATCATGGATAATACTTTTAAAGAGTTCATCAGAGATATATGGCTAAACAATATAGATCATATTATTGTTTAAACTAATTACATTgaccatattatatatataagccaGTGCATATTATGAATTAAATAAGAACATTATACATGTCACCTACCTTGGACGACAATTTAGGTGATCGTGATTATTCAATTAAGCAAACATCTAGTATTGTTGTATGCCGTGAGACTAAAATATGGGTCTCAGACGACCTATATATGTTTAACCAATAGCTTAGACACGcgatatatatattgttgtagcTATATATCACAATATTTGGAAAATAAACTCAGGAATCAGAACTTCTTGAGAAACTCAATAATGTGCTGGTTGACCTCATCGGGCTTCTCTTGGTTAATGAAGTGGGCTGCATCTTTTAAGACAACAACTTCTTCCAATAACGGAACTTCTTTCTGAAACTCACCATTGTGAATGTACTCCTTGATGCCCGGCATATGATAGGCCATGTCCAGGTCCCCGACAATAAATTTTGATGGCACGGTCACTTTTGCGCTCGCCCATGATGCACTAAGTTCCCAGCTCCTAAaaccatgcatatatataaaacagtacaactaattaaagttaaaattgtcACAAAAatagatgaaatgaaatgaaattttgTGTAGTGTATATTAAGACTTACAAAGGAATGGCTCGGTAGTAGTTAATTCCACCAGAAATGGTAGTCTTGTCGAGTTTGCTAGCATAGTACTCAATATCTTCTTCTGATAACCAAGGTGGCAAAGTAACTACGGCGTCATCAGGGGAATGTTTAAATCCTTCACCTTTTGGGGAAATAAATTGGTCCTGGCTCACGGAATGTTAGGAACTTCTTCATAATCGTTTTACTATCCATCCGACCTAACTCATCCTCGATGTCTCCAGGTTCCTGCGAATATACGTGCTAGGTcatgaataattaaataacaataaattGACAGAAACACTGagaatttttgttttcttttgatacaagctatatatatatatatatatataggtatgcACACCTGGAATCTGACCATGTAGTGATCCGGCCCGTACACAGCTCTCATCAAATCAATCAAGTTTCCCATTGGCTTCCAAGAGAAATATGGCACACTCAGGTTCACCAAGGGCTTTGACTCTATCGGGCCTAAACACGCACAAGATCCAAGCAAGGTACGCACCCCAATCATGACCTACAACAAACACCTTTTCATCTTCACTCGTGCAGATGGCATTCATGATCCCAATAAAGTCACCCACCAAATGAAAGTAGGTGAACTTGGTGTGGTCGTTGACTGGTGCACCTGTGGTGTCCCCATAGCCACGGAGGTCTGGTACCACGGCTCGGTAGCCATGATCAGCCAGATAAACAATCTGGTGGCGCCAGGAGTACCAGAGCTCAGGAAACCCATGGAGTAACAAGACTAATGGGCCTTGACCCATTTCAGCTATATGGAAGTTGAGCCCGTTGACAGCTATGGTCTTGTGTTGTATTCCCTCCATGTTGTTATTTTTGTGAGTCTAGTGATCAATGAGACACACTGTGATCCAGGTTAAATAATGGTCGATCGTATCCTGGGTCAAGTCAATCTTTATTAATTTCTAAAAATGATGGGAATTGAGGTTCACagtagtctatatatatatatatgtccacGTTGTGAGTGGTGGATCAGTATAATACAATTTTATGGAGGAAACTAGTCAAACATGAGGGCTTCACGTCATTCATGGAAATCAATTGTGTGGTCATCCCTATATTTGATTTGGCTAAATATATAGGAATAACAAGGTGTCGTGGGAAAGTTGGAAAAGGCCTGCAAACTGGTATCTTCCGAATTAAGGGAGCTGCTATAGTTTTATGGAATTCTCTTCTCATGGTCAAGTGTTTACATTTATTGACTTGGCTATCAACAGAAGATACCAGTTGTTCAATGGTTCCTTGCAGTACAACTACTTGTTCTAATTCTACTTAGCCCAAATCTAAATCTAGGAAACTTACATGTTTAATTAAGGCTCTATAATAGTTTATATTTATGTGGTTTAGGTAGTTATATTAGCATAATCCACCTTCATAGACAGCCGTACTAGGAAATGCAAGTGATGTTAGATTCAGGTTTACAAGTAAGATCGACTTTAAACTATAGATTTGCTATATACCTTTTGTTTTATCCTGAtgtgaaaaatgaaatattgtTGACGTTCATTGGTATGTTGTTTCCTATCGGTGATCCAAACGGTTTGGGCCTTGGGGACTCTGCGGCGTGGAGATGAAGAATACAAGTAAATGCAATATATGGTAGTAGaacttagggggtgtttggtattgcgattacaaaacagAATCCGCGTTTGGTAttgcaataatcagataatcactttataactcAATCCCAAAATATATGAAAGAGTGGTAGTTAGATACGtttctttcaaaattcaaaatacataatatataaacttACATATAAAGCAGCAACTGGTAAATTAGTAAACAACAGAGTAACAGTTTTTAGATTAACTCTTTAAACTAAGAGCGCTTAAATGAAACATTCCAAGCAGAAACAcgcaattaattaaatttacagAAGAAAGGAACAAGATATGATGGGCAAATTGACAGCACAATTATTAATGTCAACCAAACTAAGCTAATTATAAAACATCATATATCATGGTTCAACAGAAAAGTGTTGAATGAAATGGTGGATATGTTGGTTAATTTCATCAGGCTTTTCTTCATGAAGAAAATGAGCCACACCTTGGAGGATGACTACATCTTCCAAAAGAGGCACATCCTTCTTAAACCCGCCTTTTTGTATGTAGTCTTTAGCACCCATCGTGTGATAGGTCAGATCAAGATCACCCACAATGAACTTCACTGGAACTTTTATCTGAGCACCGGTCCATGGTGCAGTTAGCTCCCAGTTTCTGAAAATATATTCATGTTAATTATATCGCATACTTTATTcgtctatatatgtatatgttttcattacatgtgtaaaaatattattatgtacCTAGTTTAAATTTAGAAAACTTACATGTTTAAGGCTCTGTAGTAGTTTAGACCTCCTGTGAAGCCCGTTTTCTCAAACTTGCTTGTATAGTATGCGAGATCTTCTTTTGAAATCCATGAAGGCAGGGTTATAGGATCATCAGGTGAGGTTCCAAATCCAATACCTTTGGGTAGACAAAGTGCTTCAGGCTTGCGGAAATTGAAGAAATTGCTTAAAACTCTTTCTGTTCCCCATACCGCAAATTCCCCTTCTATTTCTCCCGGTTCCTAAAATTAAACATACTATATgcgataattttaataaaaaataaaaaacaaaacatctaAATCAGATGGGTTAGAATTGAACCTGAAATCTGGTAATGTAGTAATCCTTTCCATAAAGATGTTGAAGGGCATCAAGAGGTTTGTACTTGGGATTTCTTGGACTAAAAGGAACACTTAAAGCCACCAACGCTTTCACTTTATCAGGACGATAAAGACACAAAGCCCAGGCCATAACCGCGCCCCAGTCATGTGCCACCACAAACACCTTATTGTTTTCCCCTGGGCCCGCCACGGCATCAATGAGAGCCACCAGGTCACCAACCACATGAAGGGTGGTGAACTTGGCTGGGTCCGAGATAGGAGCACCAGTGGTGTCACCGTAGCCACGGAGATCAGGGGCTATAGCGCGATATCCGTGTGAAGCAAGGTATAGAATCTGGTGGCGCCATGTGTACCAAAGTTCTGGGAAGCCGTGGATCAGGAGAACCGTCGGGCCTTTGCCTAGCTCGGCTACGTGCATATTTATGCCGTTGACTGCTACCATCTTGTGCTCGATCTGTTCCATTTTTAGTACCACTTCTGTTTGGCTTTctttgtttgttgttgttggtgttgTTAAGTGTGTGGTTTGTGGCAAAAGGCTTTTTAAGATGTGGAGGACCCAATTCTTGAAGCCAATACATGTTTCCATCCAAAaccaaaaattacaaaattgttaatatagtaCTATCAATTTTGTGTAGGATATATGTGGGGATCACTTCTAGATGATCAACTACTCCAGCTAAATTATAGAGAAGAGATATGTACGTACATTATGGTTTAAAGtgataaaatgaaataattaattcGTTTCAAAGTATATATGCCTAGCTACGTACCTTTATAaaagcattattattattacaaaattaaataaataaatactactTTAAAGCTTAATTTATATCGATACTAACACGAGTATTGTGATTGAAGTGAACTACTTTAAAGCTTAATTCAATTCGTTTCCAAAAATGGTCTCTTGCTGAGCCAACCTAATACTAGATTGAAAAAAGAATTATAGCACCTAATCTATTAATTGCGATCGCATATAAGGATTGATCATACAACCAAAATCTATGAAAATTTAGAAATCCGATATTAAGGTGTATTAACACATAACGCAGCAAAAAGTACATGAAGACTTACCCACAATTATCTCAAACAAGTGATCCGTGCATGTCGAAAAAAGGAAAATTAACCCCTAAGATATGTATATCTATTTATACCCCATACTAAAGCAAATTACCCCTTCCCCACATTTAACTATCTACCTTTGAATTATCTTATTTACCCTCAACATTTACATTACTTTCACACACCTTATCcttaaaaaccaaaattagccttaaaaaaaaaaccacacatCACACAAAATCACATAGTATTCCAACAAACCACTACAACAAATATCTCATTTTCTCACACttgttttttaatacttttaaaaagtgtgaaaatttttgttaatttaatcacatttataagtgtatagaaataatttacatttagaagtgtaaagaaatttaaaaaatcactatatttatacacttatacatgtggaaaaaaaaaagttcacacttttaagtgtgtaaaaatatgtcaaTTGTTCACATTCAAGAGTGtgaaaattaatttgtaacacctatTTTCTTCACACACCCAATTTTCTTCACACATGGGTAGTGTGAAGAAACcatgtgttacaaattaactttcacacttttaagtgttaaaatatttgacaattgttcacacttttaagtgttaacattttgtttacacatttataaatgtgaaaaagttataatttttaaaatttattcacacctttaaatgtaattttttttatacatttttatatgtgatgATATTCATAAATTTTCTCACACTTCTTATAAccaagtgtgaacaaatgaacTTTTTTTGTAGTGAACATACACTCACATTATAGTTTCTCTCTATGTCATACCCCCAACTACTAACACATTTTACACACGCTCAAAAAACACCACCGCAACCACCATACCCTCTCTCTCGCCACTACCAACTATCATTCCCCCTTTTCCGTCACCACGCTCCTTTTGCACTAGCCCCCACAAATCACCATCACCGTCGCATACCTGGCCCACATACCCTCCGGCACCACCACCCTTAAAACCACACCACCACCCCGATCGAAAAAAACGTCGTCGCCAtccccatattttttttttttttgaaaagtaagtATCATTCACATTAATATACACTATCCCACAATTATGGGATAGCAAAAATTACAAAGAAAGATTGGTTACATTGAAGCTAATCCAATCTTCCCAACTAAGAGTACCTTTTTTTAGTCTACTTCTATACCACAAAAAACCTGTACATCTAATATCTGAAAACACCTTATCAATAAAATCATTCACCAAAACCACATAAATCACTACAATGAATCAACGGAAGGGCAATACAAAACGTAATGAACGCAATTACAATCAACTTCCAAAACGACGCAAAAACACCCCGCCCCCAAACAATCGCGATTAAATGCCAGCTCCTCCTCCGACACAAAACACCGAAAATGTTTACATGCCGGTACCCGTGGATGATTTCTTGGGTCAAATGAACCCCGGGTTTTTTGATACTTATAGGGGGGTTGCAGGATTTGCGAATGAAAGTCAAACCAGGTATTGCAATTTGCGACGGGTGGTTCATCACAACAATACCAAAATGTTCAAGAAGAAgtcgaagaagaagaataaataaaa includes these proteins:
- the LOC122609917 gene encoding epoxide hydrolase A-like produces the protein MEGIQHKTIAVNGLNIHIAEKGQGPLVLLVHGFPELWYSWRHQIVYLADHGYRAVAPDLRGYGDTTGAPVNDHTKFTIFHLAGDLIGLLDAICTSEGEKVFVVGHDWGAYIAWILCVFRPDRVKALVTLSVPYFSWNPMGHMIDLMRAVYGPDHYMVRFQEPGDIEDELARMDSKTIMKKFLTFREPGPIYFPKGDGFKHSPDDAVVTLPPWLSEEDIEYFASKLDKTGISGGVNYYRAIPLSWELSASWAGAKVTVPSKFIVGDLDLVYHMPGIKEYIHNGEFQKDVPLLEEVVVLKDAAHFINQEKPDEINKHINEFLKKF
- the LOC122611345 gene encoding epoxide hydrolase A-like gives rise to the protein METCIGFKNWVLHILKSLLPQTTHLTTPTTTNKESQTEVVLKMEQIEHKMVAVNGINMHVAELGKGPTVLLIHGFPELWYTWRHQILYLASHGYRAIAPDLRGYGDTTGAPISDPAKFTTLHVVGDLVALIDAVAGPGENNKVFVVAHDWGAVMAWALCLYRPDKVKALVALSVPFSPRNPKYKPLDALQHLYGKDYYITRFQEPGEIEGEFAVWGTERVLSNFFNFRKPEALCLPKGIGFGTSPDDPITLPSWISKEDLAYYTSKFEKTGFTGGLNYYRALNINWELTAPWTGAQIKVPVKFIVGDLDLTYHTMGAKDYIQKGGFKKDVPLLEDVVILQGVAHFLHEEKPDEINQHIHHFIQHFSVEP